The Limisphaerales bacterium genome window below encodes:
- a CDS encoding arylsulfatase → MKILVTLLWTALAVWAEKPNVILVYVDDMGYGDASCLNPKSKFKTPHLDRLAREGMTFTDGHCSDTVCTPSRYGLLTGRYAWRTTLKRGVMGAEGACLIADGRVTLASLLRGQGYATAMVGKWHLGMDFPGAWGKRDWTQPVKDMPLDKGFDYFWGIPASMNYGVLAWFEGRFAKVPPTQYTAKKPNAIAISDYRIKPPYAKVPPKNRTPQDLEVAPDFVDVECLDRFTTQSLKWLDGRAAAARAGKPFFLYLPYTSPHKPVIPPEQFRGQGKAGAYGEFMIETDHHLGRILKWLDDEKLADNTMVIFTSDNGPETTWRERIKRFGHHSNGIYREGKRSVYEGGHRVPFIIRWPAQVKAGSQWDRPVCQTDLLATFADMTGQRLPANAGEDSLSFYTVLKGSRENSVAHRVAMVHHGIQGRFALRERNWKLVMEDARKGKRELYDLAKDPGEATNVITQHPDVAARLVAKLTSIVRNGRSSPGPVQKNDTPPWKELIWMKK, encoded by the coding sequence ATGAAAATCCTAGTCACCCTTTTGTGGACCGCGTTGGCGGTGTGGGCGGAGAAGCCGAATGTCATTCTCGTGTATGTGGATGATATGGGCTACGGCGATGCGTCGTGTTTGAATCCGAAATCGAAATTCAAGACGCCGCATCTGGATCGACTGGCGCGCGAGGGGATGACGTTTACCGACGGTCATTGCTCGGACACGGTCTGCACCCCGTCGCGTTACGGGCTGCTCACGGGACGTTACGCGTGGCGCACGACCTTGAAGCGCGGGGTGATGGGCGCGGAAGGTGCGTGCCTGATTGCCGACGGCCGCGTGACGCTGGCTTCGCTGCTGCGCGGGCAGGGCTATGCGACGGCGATGGTGGGGAAATGGCATTTGGGGATGGACTTCCCCGGTGCATGGGGCAAGCGCGATTGGACGCAGCCGGTGAAGGACATGCCGTTGGATAAGGGCTTCGATTATTTCTGGGGCATTCCGGCCTCAATGAACTACGGCGTGCTGGCGTGGTTTGAAGGGCGCTTTGCCAAGGTGCCGCCGACGCAGTACACGGCCAAGAAACCGAATGCGATTGCCATCAGCGATTACCGCATCAAGCCGCCGTACGCCAAGGTGCCGCCGAAGAATCGCACGCCGCAAGATCTCGAGGTGGCGCCGGATTTCGTGGATGTCGAATGTCTCGATCGGTTCACCACGCAATCGCTCAAGTGGCTTGATGGCCGGGCGGCGGCGGCGCGGGCGGGCAAGCCGTTCTTTCTCTACCTACCGTACACCTCGCCGCATAAGCCGGTGATTCCGCCCGAACAATTTCGCGGGCAGGGCAAGGCCGGGGCCTACGGGGAATTCATGATCGAGACCGATCATCACTTGGGCCGCATTTTAAAATGGCTCGATGACGAGAAACTCGCCGACAACACTATGGTGATTTTCACCAGCGACAACGGCCCGGAAACCACCTGGCGCGAACGCATTAAACGCTTCGGCCATCACAGCAACGGCATCTATCGCGAAGGCAAACGTTCGGTGTACGAAGGCGGCCATCGCGTGCCGTTTATCATCCGCTGGCCCGCGCAGGTGAAGGCGGGCTCCCAATGGGATCGGCCCGTGTGCCAGACCGATCTGCTGGCGACCTTTGCGGACATGACCGGCCAACGGCTGCCGGCCAATGCCGGCGAGGATAGTCTGAGTTTTTATACTGTGCTCAAGGGCTCGCGCGAAAACAGTGTAGCCCACCGCGTGGCCATGGTGCATCACGGCATCCAGGGCCGGTTTGCGTTGCGTGAGCGGAATTGGAAACTGGTGATGGAAGATGCCCGCAAGGGAAAACGTGAACTGTACGATCTGGCCAAAGACCCCGGCGAAGCCACCAACGTGATTACCCAGCACCCCGACGTGGCCGCGCGCTTGGTCGCCAAGCTAACCTCGATCGTCCGCAACGGCCGCAGCTCTCCGGGCCCCGTCCAGAAAAACGACACGCCGCCGTGGAAAGAGTTGATTTGGATGAAGAAATAA
- the eda gene encoding bifunctional 4-hydroxy-2-oxoglutarate aldolase/2-dehydro-3-deoxy-phosphogluconate aldolase codes for MIDRLESLKLIPVVALERAADAEPLADALCAGGLPCAEITLRTEAALDSLRALAGREEFLLGAGTVHSAEQAAAAVDAGARFVVTPGFNPRTVTWCQENQVPVFPGIATPTDLELALEHGVQTVKFFPAETLGGVNTLKAFSGPYGQMRFIPTGGIHAGNLADYLALPSVLACGGSWMVKAGDWPATTRLTMEAMKLVDA; via the coding sequence ATGATCGATCGTCTGGAATCGCTGAAGCTGATCCCGGTGGTGGCGCTGGAACGCGCGGCCGATGCAGAGCCGTTGGCCGATGCCCTATGCGCCGGCGGCTTGCCCTGCGCAGAGATCACGTTGCGCACCGAGGCGGCACTGGACAGTCTGCGGGCGTTGGCCGGGCGCGAGGAGTTTCTGCTCGGCGCGGGCACGGTGCACAGCGCCGAACAAGCGGCGGCCGCGGTGGATGCGGGAGCGCGGTTTGTGGTGACGCCGGGATTCAATCCGCGCACGGTGACGTGGTGTCAGGAAAATCAGGTGCCAGTGTTTCCCGGCATTGCCACGCCAACGGATTTGGAACTGGCGCTGGAACACGGTGTGCAGACGGTGAAATTTTTCCCGGCCGAAACCTTGGGCGGCGTGAACACGCTGAAGGCGTTCAGCGGTCCGTACGGGCAGATGCGCTTCATCCCGACCGGCGGTATTCACGCGGGTAATTTGGCTGATTATCTCGCGCTGCCCAGCGTGCTGGCCTGCGGTGGGAGTTGGATGGTGAAAGCGGGGGATTGGCCCGCGACCACGCGGCTCACCATGGAAGCAATGAAATTGGTAGATGCATGA
- a CDS encoding amidohydrolase family protein has product MIDAHQHFWQLDKPFDYEWLKAPPHAPINRTYLPADLRPHLDATGIAESIFVQTQHDLEENRWVLGMAEEHDWLVGVVGWVDLASEACEEQLLEFKDHPKFVGIRHITQDEPDDDFIVRPDILRGLKVLEKHGVPFDLLFYVQHLKHAERLGRELPELPMVIDHLAKPRIKDQSFDDWLPQLQAAAQHDHIFCKLSGMITEADWGNWNPADLKPYVEAALEAFGPERCMYGSDWPVCELAGSYEQVHGALTEVLGPISADEAHAIFEGTARKFYGIAT; this is encoded by the coding sequence ATGATCGACGCCCATCAACATTTTTGGCAACTGGACAAGCCCTTCGATTACGAGTGGCTCAAGGCGCCGCCGCATGCGCCGATCAACCGCACTTATTTGCCGGCGGATTTGCGGCCGCACCTGGACGCGACCGGCATCGCCGAGAGTATCTTTGTGCAGACGCAGCATGATCTGGAGGAAAACCGCTGGGTGCTCGGTATGGCCGAGGAACACGATTGGCTGGTCGGCGTGGTCGGCTGGGTGGATCTCGCCAGTGAAGCGTGCGAGGAGCAGTTGCTAGAATTTAAGGATCACCCGAAGTTCGTCGGCATCCGCCACATCACGCAGGACGAACCGGATGACGATTTCATTGTGCGCCCGGACATCCTGCGCGGCCTGAAGGTGCTGGAGAAGCATGGCGTGCCGTTTGATCTGCTCTTTTATGTGCAGCACCTGAAACACGCCGAGCGGTTGGGGCGCGAACTGCCGGAGTTGCCGATGGTGATCGATCATCTCGCCAAGCCGCGCATCAAGGATCAGTCGTTTGACGATTGGCTGCCGCAGCTGCAGGCCGCCGCGCAGCACGACCATATTTTCTGCAAACTTTCCGGCATGATCACCGAGGCCGATTGGGGGAATTGGAACCCCGCCGATCTCAAGCCGTACGTTGAAGCCGCGCTGGAAGCGTTTGGGCCGGAGCGCTGTATGTACGGCAGCGATTGGCCGGTGTGCGAACTGGCCGGCAGCTACGAGCAGGTGCACGGCGCCTTGACCGAGGTGCTCGGGCCGATTAGCGCCGATGAGGCGCACGCAATTTTCGAAGGCACAGCCCGTAAGTTTTACGGGATCGCAACATGA
- a CDS encoding sulfatase, producing MMRRLVILLTGLLLGLGVFGKERPNFLIIMADDCTYNDLPLYGGQNAKTPNINRLAARGLTFNRAYLGVAMCQPCRSELFTAQYAMRNGCAWNHSASRPGLTSMPHHLGALGYRVGLAGKVHVKPPAVYPFQPVAGFDPNCVRNPTRAHEVAGITKFMGQGEEPFCLVVALVEPHVPWVMGDASKYPPQQLKLPPNLADTPRTRIDFSKYLAEITYMDGQVGEILAALESTGKARDTLVLFTSEQGSQFPGCKWTNWNTGLHTALVAHWPGSTPVGRRTDALVQYADILPTLLTAAGGDPKGHDYDGTSFLPVLKGQAKAHRKYVYGIHNNLPEGPPYPIRSVSDGTFHYIRNLRPDELYIEKHLMGGKGDAVLKNPYWQTWMRETWTNPHTYQMVKRYMHRPAEELYNTVKDPYELANLAITRNHVNQLNTLSAELDRWLAEQGDPGRAVDMPDALKAAREGKHLHGRKPRKTD from the coding sequence ATGATGAGGCGGCTTGTTATTCTGCTCACCGGCCTGTTGCTGGGTTTGGGCGTGTTCGGGAAGGAACGTCCGAATTTCCTAATCATCATGGCCGATGATTGCACGTACAACGATCTGCCGTTGTACGGCGGACAAAACGCCAAGACGCCGAATATCAACCGGCTGGCGGCGCGTGGGCTGACGTTTAACCGTGCGTACTTGGGCGTGGCGATGTGTCAGCCGTGCCGGTCGGAGCTGTTCACCGCACAGTACGCGATGCGCAACGGCTGCGCTTGGAACCATTCGGCCAGTCGACCGGGCCTGACGAGCATGCCACATCATCTGGGCGCGCTGGGGTATCGCGTGGGCTTGGCGGGCAAGGTGCACGTGAAGCCGCCGGCGGTGTATCCGTTTCAACCGGTGGCAGGGTTTGATCCCAACTGCGTGCGCAATCCCACGCGCGCGCATGAGGTGGCTGGCATCACGAAATTCATGGGCCAAGGCGAGGAACCGTTTTGCCTGGTGGTGGCGTTGGTGGAGCCGCATGTGCCGTGGGTGATGGGCGATGCCTCAAAGTATCCCCCCCAGCAGCTGAAGTTGCCGCCGAACCTCGCGGACACGCCGCGCACGCGGATTGATTTCTCCAAGTACCTCGCCGAAATTACCTACATGGACGGGCAGGTGGGCGAGATTCTCGCGGCACTGGAATCCACTGGCAAAGCGCGAGACACACTGGTGCTTTTCACCTCCGAACAAGGATCGCAATTTCCCGGCTGTAAATGGACCAACTGGAATACTGGCCTGCACACCGCGCTGGTGGCGCATTGGCCGGGCAGCACGCCGGTGGGCCGACGCACCGACGCGCTCGTGCAATACGCGGACATCCTGCCCACGCTGTTGACCGCCGCTGGCGGGGATCCGAAAGGGCACGACTACGATGGCACGAGTTTTCTGCCTGTGCTGAAGGGGCAGGCCAAGGCGCATCGCAAGTATGTCTACGGCATTCACAATAACCTGCCCGAAGGTCCGCCTTACCCTATCCGCAGCGTGAGCGACGGCACCTTTCATTACATCCGCAACCTGCGCCCGGATGAGTTGTACATTGAGAAACATCTGATGGGCGGCAAGGGCGATGCCGTGCTCAAGAATCCCTACTGGCAAACGTGGATGCGCGAGACCTGGACCAATCCGCACACCTACCAAATGGTGAAACGCTACATGCACCGGCCGGCGGAGGAATTATACAACACGGTGAAGGACCCCTACGAACTGGCCAACCTCGCCATTACGCGGAACCACGTTAACCAGTTGAACACGCTGAGCGCGGAACTGGATCGTTGGCTGGCCGAGCAGGGCGATCCAGGTCGCGCGGTGGACATGCCGGACGCCCTCAAGGCCGCCCGCGAAGGCAAACATCTACATGGGCGTAAGCCTAGGAAGACCGACTGA
- a CDS encoding arylsulfatase, translating into MRFPLEGTRCLPVPAHCVNSCRQALTPRPVCGKTRGVKRIVLLLAALWAFGGIEAQAAGRPNIVLIMADDLGFADLGCYGSEIWTPNLDAVAAKGLRFSQFYNTAKCHSSRVSLLTGLYCDQAGSGSLSRGATIAEVLGKAGYFTTMVGKWHLSKQPTDFGFQRYWGHLSGACNFFTGDNTFRYNGEPYTVPKQLNGRPFYTTHAMGDFALKFLDEATAKEDPFLLYVAFNAPHYPLHAPEKDVKKWEGAYDGGWDALRRTRYAKQLRLGIIPENTKLSPRPAHVPAWKSLSADERRWEADRMEVFAAMVEVMDTNIGRIIAKLKAKGEWENTLFLFCADNGACPFERTRGRNLKPWDPESYWTYDASWAHAGNTPFRLYKQNQHEGGISSPMIAHWPAGLKAEPGSITQQPGHLIDFMATFLEVGKAKYPQQVGSRKVDPLMGKSLLPIFQGKEREGHETLYFHFGTDRALRQGPWKLVSAKLGRWELYNIDEDRSELNDLAGKHPDRVKAMAAKWFDLAENTERLKGKHLSPVKDTIKELGFRKDTSNQLKK; encoded by the coding sequence ATGCGGTTTCCCTTGGAAGGGACGAGGTGTCTACCAGTTCCGGCCCATTGTGTAAACTCTTGCCGACAGGCATTGACCCCAAGGCCAGTCTGCGGGAAGACTCGGGGCGTGAAACGTATCGTTCTATTGTTGGCGGCGCTGTGGGCGTTCGGGGGTATCGAGGCTCAGGCGGCGGGGCGGCCGAATATTGTGCTGATCATGGCCGATGATCTGGGGTTTGCGGATCTCGGATGTTACGGCTCGGAAATCTGGACGCCGAATCTGGATGCGGTGGCGGCGAAGGGGCTGCGGTTCTCGCAGTTTTACAACACGGCCAAGTGCCATTCCTCGCGCGTGAGTTTGCTCACGGGATTGTACTGCGATCAGGCGGGCAGCGGGAGCCTGAGCCGCGGGGCGACGATTGCGGAGGTGTTGGGCAAGGCCGGGTACTTCACCACGATGGTCGGCAAATGGCACTTGAGCAAGCAGCCGACGGATTTCGGGTTCCAACGTTACTGGGGGCACTTGTCGGGTGCGTGTAATTTTTTCACGGGCGACAATACGTTCCGTTACAACGGCGAACCGTACACGGTGCCGAAGCAGCTCAATGGCCGGCCGTTTTATACCACGCACGCGATGGGCGATTTTGCGCTGAAGTTTTTGGATGAAGCGACGGCGAAGGAGGATCCATTTCTTTTGTACGTCGCCTTCAACGCGCCGCATTATCCGCTGCACGCGCCGGAGAAGGATGTGAAGAAATGGGAAGGCGCCTACGACGGCGGCTGGGATGCACTGCGCCGCACGCGGTATGCAAAACAGCTCAGGCTCGGCATCATTCCGGAGAATACAAAACTCAGCCCGCGGCCGGCGCATGTGCCGGCGTGGAAAAGCCTGAGCGCGGACGAGCGCCGGTGGGAGGCCGATCGCATGGAGGTGTTTGCCGCGATGGTGGAGGTGATGGATACGAACATCGGCCGCATTATCGCCAAGCTCAAGGCGAAGGGCGAATGGGAGAACACGTTGTTTCTCTTTTGCGCGGACAACGGCGCGTGTCCGTTCGAGCGCACGCGCGGGCGCAATCTCAAGCCGTGGGATCCGGAATCCTATTGGACCTATGACGCCAGCTGGGCGCATGCGGGCAATACCCCGTTTCGTCTCTACAAACAAAACCAGCATGAAGGCGGCATCAGCTCGCCGATGATTGCGCATTGGCCCGCAGGGCTGAAGGCCGAGCCCGGCAGCATCACGCAACAGCCGGGGCATCTGATTGATTTCATGGCCACCTTTCTGGAGGTGGGCAAGGCGAAGTACCCCCAGCAGGTGGGCTCGCGCAAAGTGGATCCGCTGATGGGCAAGAGCCTGCTGCCGATTTTTCAGGGCAAAGAGCGTGAGGGCCATGAGACGTTGTACTTTCACTTCGGCACGGACCGCGCCTTGCGGCAGGGGCCGTGGAAACTGGTCTCGGCCAAGCTCGGTCGCTGGGAATTGTACAACATCGATGAGGATCGCTCGGAGCTCAACGACCTTGCCGGTAAACATCCGGACCGGGTCAAGGCGATGGCCGCCAAGTGGTTTGATCTGGCCGAGAACACCGAACGTCTCAAGGGGAAACATCTCAGCCCGGTGAAAGACACGATCAAGGAACTCGGCTTCCGTAAAGACACTTCCAATCAATTGAAGAAATGA
- a CDS encoding NADP-dependent isocitrate dehydrogenase — protein sequence MSTAKIIYTKTDEAPALATHSLLPILRAFTRSSGIEFELKDISLAGRILANFPEHLTEEQRIPDALAELGELATTPEANIIKLPNISASIPQLVAAIEELQANGFAVPNFPEEPQTDEEKTVRARYAKVLGSAVNPVLREGNSDRRVAAPVKAYAQKHPHSMGAWTADSKSHVAHMDGGDFYGSEQSHVMAAGGAVRIELEGNGETTVLKDGLALLEGEVIDAGVMSARALREFMTHQIADAKAQGILFSLHMKATMMKVSDPIIFGHCVSVFYAEVLEKHAAALESIGFEPNNGIGDLYAKLDELPEDQQAAIRADIDALYEERPALAMVDSDRGITNLHVPSDVIIDASMPAMIRTSGRMWGPDGQPCDTKAVIPDRSYAGVYRETIDFCKANGAFDVPTMGNVSNVGLMAKKAEEYGSHDKTFEIPRAGTVRVVDADGKTLLSHEVEAGDIWRMCQTKDVAIRDWVKLAVTRARATGAKTIFWLDEHRAHDRNLIAKVNEYLPSHLGNDGDGLDIEILAPVEATRVTCQRCKAGLDSVSVTGNVLRDYLTDLFPILELGTSAKMLSIVPLLAGGGLFETGAGGSAPKHVQQFNAENHLRWDSLGEFLAIAVSLEDLGTKTGNAKALVLSQTLNDAIGQFLDENKSPSRKVNELDNRGSHFYLTLYWAQALAAQTEDADLATQFAPCAASLAENESAIVEELNTLQGQPMDIGGYYQPDEAKTAAAMRPNAVFNEALAALG from the coding sequence ATGTCCACTGCCAAGATCATTTACACCAAGACCGACGAGGCGCCGGCGCTGGCGACGCATTCGCTGCTGCCGATCCTGCGCGCATTCACCCGGAGTTCCGGCATTGAGTTTGAGCTGAAGGATATTTCGCTCGCCGGCCGGATTCTCGCCAATTTCCCGGAACACCTCACCGAGGAGCAGCGTATCCCCGACGCCTTGGCCGAGCTGGGCGAGCTGGCCACCACGCCGGAGGCAAACATCATCAAGCTGCCGAACATCAGTGCCTCGATTCCGCAGTTAGTGGCGGCCATTGAGGAACTGCAGGCGAATGGCTTTGCTGTGCCGAATTTTCCTGAGGAACCGCAGACCGATGAGGAAAAGACCGTCCGCGCGCGCTACGCGAAGGTGCTGGGGTCAGCGGTGAATCCGGTACTGCGCGAGGGCAATTCCGATCGCCGCGTGGCCGCGCCGGTGAAGGCGTACGCACAAAAGCATCCGCACTCGATGGGCGCGTGGACGGCTGATTCCAAAAGCCACGTGGCGCACATGGACGGCGGCGATTTTTATGGCAGCGAACAATCGCACGTGATGGCCGCCGGCGGCGCGGTCCGCATCGAACTTGAAGGCAACGGCGAAACCACCGTGCTCAAGGACGGCCTCGCCCTGCTCGAGGGTGAAGTGATTGATGCCGGCGTGATGAGTGCCCGGGCGCTGCGCGAGTTCATGACGCACCAGATTGCCGACGCCAAGGCGCAGGGCATTCTCTTTTCGCTGCACATGAAGGCCACCATGATGAAGGTCTCCGATCCCATCATTTTCGGCCATTGCGTGAGCGTGTTTTATGCGGAGGTGTTGGAGAAACACGCCGCGGCGCTGGAGTCGATCGGCTTCGAACCGAATAACGGCATTGGCGATTTGTACGCCAAGCTCGACGAATTGCCCGAAGATCAACAGGCCGCCATCCGCGCGGACATCGATGCGCTTTACGAGGAACGCCCCGCCCTCGCGATGGTGGATTCCGATCGCGGCATCACCAATCTGCACGTGCCCAGCGATGTGATCATCGATGCCTCCATGCCCGCGATGATTCGCACCTCCGGCCGCATGTGGGGCCCGGACGGGCAACCTTGCGACACCAAAGCCGTGATTCCCGATCGCAGCTACGCCGGCGTGTACCGCGAGACCATTGATTTCTGCAAAGCCAATGGCGCCTTCGATGTGCCGACCATGGGCAACGTGTCCAACGTCGGGCTCATGGCCAAGAAGGCAGAGGAATACGGTTCACACGACAAGACCTTTGAGATCCCGCGGGCCGGCACGGTGCGTGTGGTCGATGCCGACGGCAAGACGCTGCTCAGCCATGAAGTGGAGGCCGGCGATATTTGGCGCATGTGCCAGACCAAAGACGTGGCCATCCGCGATTGGGTGAAGCTGGCCGTCACCCGAGCGCGCGCCACCGGCGCCAAGACGATTTTCTGGCTGGACGAACACCGCGCGCACGATCGCAATCTCATCGCGAAGGTGAATGAATATTTGCCGAGCCACCTTGGCAATGACGGCGACGGGCTCGACATTGAAATCCTTGCGCCCGTCGAGGCCACACGCGTTACCTGCCAACGCTGCAAGGCCGGCCTCGATTCGGTGTCCGTCACCGGCAACGTGCTGCGCGATTATCTCACGGACCTCTTTCCGATTCTGGAACTCGGCACCAGCGCCAAGATGCTTTCCATCGTGCCGCTGCTCGCCGGCGGCGGCTTGTTTGAAACTGGGGCAGGCGGTTCCGCGCCCAAGCATGTGCAGCAATTCAATGCCGAGAACCATTTGCGCTGGGATTCGCTCGGTGAATTTCTCGCCATCGCCGTGTCGCTCGAGGATCTCGGTACCAAGACCGGCAACGCCAAGGCGCTTGTCCTGTCGCAAACCCTCAACGACGCCATCGGCCAGTTTCTCGACGAAAACAAATCCCCCTCGCGCAAGGTCAACGAACTCGACAACCGCGGCAGCCATTTTTATCTCACTCTCTACTGGGCCCAGGCGCTCGCCGCCCAAACCGAAGACGCCGACCTCGCCACTCAGTTCGCTCCCTGCGCCGCCAGCCTCGCCGAAAACGAATCCGCCATCGTCGAGGAACTCAATACCCTCCAAGGCCAACCGATGGACATCGGCGGCTACTATCAACCTGACGAAGCCAAAACCGCTGCCGCCATGCGGCCAAACGCAGTCTTCAACGAGGCGCTTGCGGCGCTGGGGTAG
- a CDS encoding type II toxin-antitoxin system HicB family antitoxin, translating into MKSMSYVVYREEEFFVAQCLNVDVSSFGDTREAAIANLKEAVELYIEG; encoded by the coding sequence ATGAAATCGATGTCCTATGTGGTTTATCGCGAGGAGGAGTTTTTCGTGGCGCAATGCCTGAACGTGGACGTCTCCAGCTTCGGCGACACGCGCGAGGCAGCGATTGCGAATCTCAAGGAAGCGGTGGAGTTGTATATCGAGGGCTAA
- a CDS encoding arylsulfatase has product MKLFFTIAVILVHLTGLGDERRQPDIVVIMADDAGYSDFGCYGGEIETPVLDKLAANGLRFSQFYNTGRCCPSRAALLTGVYPHQAGMGHMTRDRGLPSYSGTILPHVPTLAERLRQGGYRTMMTGKWHLGTEPKQSPIARGFDRFYGTRNFIDSYFTVLKHCPVFLDDKIVLPGTETPVNHLHPDQEWYTTDVFTDYALHFMDEAFKQHSDQPIFLYIAHNAPHFPLHAREEDTKKYRGRFRDTGWDKLRQQRYERMVKLGLIDKSWALSPADVPKWETYDAKLRDELDLKMALYSAIIDRMDQNIGRVVEKLRAAGRLDNTLFLFMVDNGVPGTGVHDWRGLFAKNGRNPETRVDNYPEWGRLGGWTSSSGRGWANLSNAPFRMYKRYTHEGGVATPLIVHWPDGLKDRNKLRHAPGHIIDIAPTCLNAAGLSTKGMEGQTLLPVFTRDSPQARTLFWEHEGNRAVRQGDYKLVAQHNTPWELYNMRKDRSELHDLTQSMPQKAAELKRLYEAWAHRVGAKPWDEVSVIKNKKPKK; this is encoded by the coding sequence ATGAAACTTTTTTTCACTATTGCGGTCATACTCGTTCACCTCACCGGCCTCGGCGACGAGCGGCGGCAGCCGGATATTGTCGTGATCATGGCGGATGACGCCGGGTATTCGGATTTCGGGTGTTACGGCGGCGAGATTGAAACGCCCGTGCTGGACAAGCTCGCGGCCAACGGCCTGCGGTTCTCGCAGTTTTATAACACCGGCCGATGCTGTCCGTCGCGGGCGGCGTTGCTCACCGGCGTGTACCCGCATCAGGCCGGCATGGGCCACATGACGCGCGACCGCGGCCTGCCCAGCTACAGCGGCACCATTCTGCCCCATGTACCCACACTCGCCGAGCGGCTGCGCCAAGGCGGCTATCGCACGATGATGACCGGCAAATGGCATCTCGGCACGGAGCCCAAGCAATCGCCTATCGCGCGCGGGTTTGATCGCTTTTATGGCACGCGCAACTTCATCGATTCCTACTTCACCGTGCTCAAGCATTGCCCGGTGTTTCTCGATGACAAAATCGTGCTGCCCGGCACGGAGACGCCCGTGAACCATCTGCATCCCGATCAGGAATGGTACACCACCGATGTCTTCACCGATTACGCACTGCATTTCATGGACGAGGCGTTTAAGCAGCACAGCGACCAACCGATCTTCCTGTACATCGCCCACAACGCGCCGCATTTCCCACTGCACGCGCGCGAGGAGGACACCAAAAAATATCGCGGCCGCTTTCGCGACACCGGCTGGGACAAGCTCCGCCAACAACGCTACGAACGCATGGTGAAGCTCGGGCTCATTGACAAGAGCTGGGCTCTCTCGCCGGCTGACGTGCCCAAGTGGGAAACCTACGACGCCAAGCTACGCGATGAGCTCGACCTGAAGATGGCGCTCTATTCCGCGATCATCGATCGCATGGATCAAAACATTGGCCGCGTCGTTGAGAAGCTTCGCGCCGCCGGCCGGCTGGACAACACCCTGTTTCTGTTCATGGTGGACAACGGCGTGCCCGGCACGGGCGTGCATGATTGGCGCGGGCTCTTCGCCAAAAACGGTCGGAATCCCGAGACCCGCGTGGACAATTATCCCGAATGGGGCCGCCTCGGCGGCTGGACCTCCAGCTCCGGCCGCGGCTGGGCCAACCTTAGCAACGCCCCGTTCCGCATGTACAAGCGTTACACCCACGAAGGCGGCGTCGCCACCCCGCTCATCGTCCATTGGCCCGACGGCTTGAAGGACCGCAATAAATTGCGCCATGCCCCCGGCCACATCATCGACATCGCCCCCACCTGCCTCAACGCCGCCGGTCTATCCACCAAGGGCATGGAAGGCCAAACCTTGCTGCCGGTGTTTACCAGGGACAGTCCTCAAGCCCGCACGCTCTTTTGGGAACACGAAGGCAACCGCGCCGTGCGTCAGGGCGATTACAAACTCGTCGCCCAACACAACACCCCGTGGGAGCTTTACAACATGCGCAAGGACCGCAGCGAACTCCACGATCTCACCCAATCCATGCCGCAAAAAGCCGCCGAGCTAAAGCGACTCTACGAAGCCTGGGCCCACCGCGTCGGGGCCAAACCATGGGACGAGGTAAGCGTCATCAAGAATAAGAAGCCGAAGAAATAG